From the genome of Spirochaetota bacterium:
ACACCAGTCGCTCTGCAGACTAAAACAGGATTATCAAGGACCTTAGCTGCGGTTTCACCTAATTCAGGGGCAGGGGTTATGATCTTCCAGGCTTCAAACTCCATAGTCCTTGATGTATTGCCCACATCCGATATCCTTCCAATGACTTCGATGAAATCGCCTGCATATACAGGCGCCAAGAATTCTACTGAATTGTATGCACGAAATAATCCCTCATCCCCATCATAACGGATTAAAAGCTCAGTTGCCACATCTCCGTATAGATGTAATATTTTCGCTCCATCCACAAGATTCCCAGCATAATGTGCATCACTGTAGCTCATTCTATGTATTTGTCTTGCCTCAATCATATTCATAAGCTTTCTTCACAATTGTTGTTGCGATATATGATGCCACCTGAGAAGGAAGCGTCCCTGGACCGAATCCGGCATCATAACCGAGTTCCAGAGCTAAATCGTTTGTGACTCTAGGCCCACCAGCTATTAAGAGAAAACGCACGCGCATATTCTTCTCTTTCAAAAGCCTTATGAATTCATCATAATTTTGCTTATGGGCATCCCTTTGGGTCACACTTTGTGAAATAAGGATAGCATCAGCACAGACCTCAACAGCCCTTTGAAGAAGACTTTCACAAGACACCTGGGCTCCCATGTTTATTGCATTAATCTCAGGATAACGCTCCAGGCCATAATCATGATTATATCCCTTCATGCTCAAGATAGCATCAATCCCAACGGTATGCGCATCGCTTCCGATGGAGGCTCCAATGATCGAAAGTCGGCGTTTCAACTTCCTTTTGATAAATTCATTTATCTCATTGAAAGACATCTTCCCTGTCTCTACCTCGGTTGCCTTTACAGTGGTGTAATCGAGACTAGGGATAGCGTTTGCATAAACCACAAAAAAAGTAAAATTATCCGCAATTTTTTTTGAATGAGCCACTATTACGTTCTCAAAATTAAGACCCGACACATAAAGCTCAGCTGCCTTTTGAGCCCGCGCTCCATTTTCAACAGGCAACGTAAAGGATAGTTGCACTATACCATCATTTAACCTGTCGCCATAGGGTTTAATAATCTCCTTACTCATGAATCACACCCTGCTCTTCTATTTTTTCCAATATGGGATTGGAATAATCATGAGCCTTCTCAATTACCCCCTCAACGCCCCTCCCCTCATCATCACTTCTGCTTATATCTGCAAATTTTCCTTGCGCAATGGCCTCCATAAGGCCGATTCTTTTTATCTCTTTCATAAATACCTCAACTTCATTCAACACATGCTGTGCCCTTTTAGAAATGATACCTTTCCTTCTCAATAGAATCTCGCTTCCCAGAGCACGAGCTGTCTTGAATACATAATTGATGCTGGATAGCGACTCGCTTCTGTCGTGCATAAGGGGATTGTGTATCGCCTCAGTCATTATTCCTGAGAGATGAATCCCCTGATTTGTCATTATTGATGCAAGATTAAACATTGTATCCATGCAATGTGAGTAAAATATATTCGTGCTCATATGTTTTGTAGGCGGCATAAACTTCAACGGCATATTAGGGAATAACTGCCTGGCGAGTTGAGCATGAGCAAGCTCGTATAAAAGTGCATTTTCAATCTGTGGATCTATCTCAAAGGCATGGCCAAGACCCAACATATCATCAGTCAATAGAGCCCTCTTGCCCATAGCCTCATTAATTAGCTGAGAAGCTGTTACGGTGTAGGCTTTATCAATTGCATCGGATGTTGTGAGATAGTTATCCTCTCCAGTGTTTATCAATATCTTTGCTCTAGAACAGATCAATCGACTGAAATACTGATCAATAAAGGTTCGCTTTTTATTGATATCCCTGAATAATATTCCATACATTGAGTCATTCAGGAGTATATCCAGATCCTCAAATGCAGCGCATGCTGCGATCTCCGGCATGCAGAGTCCGGAGGCATAATTCACAAGACGGATGTAACGTCCCTGCTTCTCAGATACCTGATCCAGAGCCTCCCGCATGATCCTGAAATTGGCTTGTGTTGCATAGGTTCCCCCAACACCCTCCTCTGTCGGCCCATAGGGGACATAATCGAGCAGGGATTGAGCGGTGCTTCTGATCACTGCGATGATATCCGCCCCGGCAAGAACAGCCGATTCCGCCTGAATACGATCCTCATAGACGTTTCCGGTTGCCACAATCATATACCGCCAGGGTTGTTCCGGTAAAGGGATCGAATCCACCTTATGCCATTTCTTATCCCTTGTCCTATCCAGAATTGAAAGCGCTTCCCTTGCAATCTCTTTCTCCCTTGTCTGGATATCCTGCATCTTCAATCCATCTATATCTCCAAAATCTATTTCTCCTCGCAGAATCATCTCAGCAGTCATCTGGGGATCCCTCTGTGATTTGAGCATGGCAGCTGCAAAATAGAAGGACGCGCCAGATTGTAGAAGCCCTTTTTTTTGCAAGATATCAACAAGACGATTGGGTAACGGATATCCATGGCTGTCCACGCCGTCCACACCATAAAGCCTAAGAACAGACCTCTCAATGGATGTTGTAGAGTAGCGCTTGACAATCTCAAGTATTGCATCAGAGATATCCCTTGCATACTCTTTAACGCGCCTGATCTGTCTTTTACTTAAGCGAATATGCATTCATACCCTCTAACCAAATCTCTCGTTTTATCTCTTTCGTCTCTTTAGGCTTTCCGGTTCCAAGCACAGCTTCTCACCAGAGAGCAATGTCGCTACACCATCCAGGGGCTTATATCTTTCATCATCACAGATATGGCACTTGCCACAATTTGAAAATACATTCTCGGGTTGCGTAT
Proteins encoded in this window:
- a CDS encoding hotdog domain-containing protein, which produces MNMIEARQIHRMSYSDAHYAGNLVDGAKILHLYGDVATELLIRYDGDEGLFRAYNSVEFLAPVYAGDFIEVIGRISDVGNTSRTMEFEAWKIITPAPELGETAAKVLDNPVLVCRATGVCVAPKEKDGKWHD
- a CDS encoding OAM dimerization domain-containing protein; translated protein: MSKEIIKPYGDRLNDGIVQLSFTLPVENGARAQKAAELYVSGLNFENVIVAHSKKIADNFTFFVVYANAIPSLDYTTVKATEVETGKMSFNEINEFIKRKLKRRLSIIGASIGSDAHTVGIDAILSMKGYNHDYGLERYPEINAINMGAQVSCESLLQRAVEVCADAILISQSVTQRDAHKQNYDEFIRLLKEKNMRVRFLLIAGGPRVTNDLALELGYDAGFGPGTLPSQVASYIATTIVKKAYEYD
- a CDS encoding lysine 5,6-aminomutase subunit alpha encodes the protein MHIRLSKRQIRRVKEYARDISDAILEIVKRYSTTSIERSVLRLYGVDGVDSHGYPLPNRLVDILQKKGLLQSGASFYFAAAMLKSQRDPQMTAEMILRGEIDFGDIDGLKMQDIQTREKEIAREALSILDRTRDKKWHKVDSIPLPEQPWRYMIVATGNVYEDRIQAESAVLAGADIIAVIRSTAQSLLDYVPYGPTEEGVGGTYATQANFRIMREALDQVSEKQGRYIRLVNYASGLCMPEIAACAAFEDLDILLNDSMYGILFRDINKKRTFIDQYFSRLICSRAKILINTGEDNYLTTSDAIDKAYTVTASQLINEAMGKRALLTDDMLGLGHAFEIDPQIENALLYELAHAQLARQLFPNMPLKFMPPTKHMSTNIFYSHCMDTMFNLASIMTNQGIHLSGIMTEAIHNPLMHDRSESLSSINYVFKTARALGSEILLRRKGIISKRAQHVLNEVEVFMKEIKRIGLMEAIAQGKFADISRSDDEGRGVEGVIEKAHDYSNPILEKIEEQGVIHE